The following are encoded together in the Bradyrhizobium sp. CCGUVB1N3 genome:
- a CDS encoding GcrA family cell cycle regulator, with translation MEPGNWASEHSDALRDYFFKGMSFAEIGKEINARFGTNYSRNAVIGRAKRMGLAASEQMPAPPIAPHLPNGLVPQRWPNPSGKSEASEPPLVPAEPIKLRCVGIWPRLVPLLALEPGDCRYPYGGDRDGEPIAFCGHPRRPGSSYCTPHFHLTSGPDTAHTTGPVILRLVAAA, from the coding sequence ATGGAACCGGGCAACTGGGCGTCGGAGCATTCCGACGCGCTGCGCGACTATTTTTTCAAGGGAATGTCTTTCGCGGAGATCGGGAAGGAGATTAACGCAAGATTTGGAACGAATTACAGCCGAAACGCGGTGATCGGGCGGGCCAAGCGGATGGGGCTTGCCGCGTCCGAGCAAATGCCGGCTCCGCCGATCGCGCCGCATCTGCCGAATGGGCTTGTCCCGCAGCGCTGGCCGAACCCTTCTGGGAAAAGTGAGGCGTCCGAACCGCCGCTCGTGCCGGCCGAGCCGATCAAGCTGCGCTGCGTCGGGATCTGGCCGCGGCTGGTCCCGCTGCTCGCGCTTGAACCCGGCGACTGCCGTTATCCGTATGGCGGGGACAGGGACGGGGAGCCGATCGCCTTCTGTGGTCATCCCCGGCGCCCGGGCTCCAGCTATTGCACGCCCCATTTTCACCTGACCTCCGGGCCCGACACTGCGCATACGACCGGCCCGGTCATCCTGCGGCTCGTCGCAGCCGCCTGA
- a CDS encoding DUF3592 domain-containing protein has translation MLWTQIGAGICTLMFGGLLFNLVRLRGRLQAAASWIAVEGVIIASEVKAPSAHVSDDLNDATPLIRYRYRVGGREFESDRTRIGGTAMTTRTLATRQAGQYPVGAVVDVHVDPKDPGNAVLDPSQVGNLSAQVVLTVTFGIIAAVLIAHAIAGRVLYAANGIPLFAFLLPALAFAAAVAAILAFVRMRRLATASLRWPTAPGTVTASRVIEEMIEDRSDDDRTRVKKIHRYQVDLRYAYRVGNRDFVGVQPNWGWTGIYGLRELAESAASKYPPGQAVTVHYDPRQPSQAVLEPESRQGSFAPLIFGAISAAVATALVWIFVRASFS, from the coding sequence TTGCTCTGGACCCAAATCGGTGCCGGCATCTGCACGTTGATGTTTGGCGGCCTGCTGTTCAACCTGGTTCGCCTGCGTGGCCGTCTCCAGGCCGCCGCCAGCTGGATAGCCGTCGAAGGCGTCATCATCGCATCGGAGGTGAAAGCGCCGTCGGCGCACGTATCCGATGACCTGAACGATGCAACTCCTCTTATCCGCTATCGTTACCGGGTCGGCGGCCGGGAGTTCGAGAGCGACAGGACGAGGATCGGTGGCACGGCAATGACGACGAGGACGCTCGCCACACGACAGGCGGGGCAGTATCCGGTCGGGGCCGTGGTCGACGTTCACGTCGATCCGAAAGACCCCGGCAATGCCGTCCTCGATCCCTCGCAGGTCGGCAACCTTTCGGCGCAGGTCGTCCTCACCGTGACGTTCGGCATCATCGCAGCCGTTTTGATCGCGCACGCGATCGCCGGCCGGGTGCTCTATGCCGCCAACGGGATACCTCTGTTCGCCTTCCTGCTTCCGGCACTCGCTTTCGCCGCGGCCGTGGCCGCCATTCTCGCCTTCGTCCGGATGCGCCGGCTCGCCACCGCAAGCCTGCGCTGGCCCACCGCTCCGGGCACGGTGACGGCTTCGCGCGTGATCGAGGAGATGATCGAGGATCGCAGCGACGACGATCGGACGCGCGTCAAGAAGATCCACCGCTATCAGGTCGATCTCCGCTACGCCTATCGCGTCGGCAATCGGGATTTCGTCGGCGTTCAGCCAAACTGGGGCTGGACCGGCATCTACGGGCTTCGCGAGCTCGCCGAAAGCGCAGCCAGCAAATATCCACCCGGCCAGGCCGTGACGGTCCATTACGATCCCCGGCAACCTTCCCAGGCCGTGCTCGAGCCTGAAAGCCGCCAGGGCTCGTTCGCGCCGCTGATCTTCGGCGCAATCAGCGCCGCCGTGGCAACGGCCCTGGTCTGGATCTTCGTTCGCGCCAGCTTCTCGTGA
- a CDS encoding phasin: MIEPKLEVPAELRDLAEKTIDQAEKAFGLFFDAATKSMSSVPGTGTEVSKQALAFTEQNMKAAFEHARKLVHATDLQEAMRIQSEFLRSQFTNAGEHMRQITGNLMQPGKGKS, from the coding sequence ATGATCGAACCGAAGCTCGAAGTTCCGGCCGAATTGCGCGATCTGGCCGAGAAGACCATCGATCAGGCGGAGAAAGCCTTCGGCCTGTTTTTCGATGCTGCCACCAAGTCGATGTCATCAGTGCCTGGAACCGGCACAGAGGTTTCCAAGCAGGCGCTTGCTTTCACCGAACAGAACATGAAGGCTGCGTTCGAGCACGCGCGCAAGCTGGTTCACGCAACCGATCTTCAGGAAGCGATGCGGATCCAGTCCGAATTCCTGAGAAGCCAATTCACCAACGCCGGTGAGCATATGCGACAGATCACCGGCAACCTGATGCAACCCGGCAAAGGCAAGTCCTGA
- a CDS encoding cytochrome c: protein MRAAVRRLSTLIVATGLSGSPAFAADPDHGADLAKRWCASCHVVTSEQKQANADLPAFAAIARRPDFTPEKLAFFLLDPHPKMPNFPLSRIEAGDIAAYIGSLRK, encoded by the coding sequence ATGCGCGCGGCTGTCAGACGGCTTTCAACTCTGATCGTCGCAACCGGCCTGTCCGGATCGCCGGCTTTCGCCGCCGATCCCGATCACGGGGCCGATCTTGCAAAGCGCTGGTGCGCGAGCTGCCATGTCGTGACGAGCGAACAGAAACAGGCGAACGCCGACCTCCCCGCCTTTGCGGCAATCGCACGCAGGCCTGACTTCACGCCGGAGAAGCTGGCCTTCTTCCTGCTCGATCCGCATCCGAAGATGCCAAACTTCCCCTTGAGCCGGATCGAGGCCGGCGACATCGCCGCCTATATCGGCTCGCTACGCAAGTAG
- a CDS encoding alpha/beta fold hydrolase translates to MKRAFAILAFLCVLATGEYFTMSKFAIRHETLNLFDAARQRPVSVDIAVRRDYETKANLGLWKLPLAVISNGNTVKATEYSFLANVLAARGYLVASIQQDLPSDPPLMTKVGQPYVGRKDVYMRCEANILFVLNELKKQQENAEYDHITLVGHSNGGDVSMYVAHQHPELVSKVITLDNLRVPFVLSDHLKILSFRSKDPKFVTDPGVLPTPEQAKLRGIDIINTGAQHTELSDRGPDSVKEKIQATLDQFLRSSSSSELAPADTTSPMIMNPGDY, encoded by the coding sequence ATGAAGAGGGCTTTTGCGATTTTGGCGTTCCTTTGCGTCCTTGCTACGGGCGAATACTTCACCATGAGCAAGTTCGCGATCCGCCACGAGACGCTCAATCTGTTCGACGCCGCACGCCAGCGGCCGGTCTCGGTCGACATCGCGGTGCGCCGCGATTACGAAACCAAGGCCAATCTCGGCCTCTGGAAGCTTCCGCTCGCCGTCATCAGCAACGGCAACACGGTCAAGGCCACCGAGTATTCGTTCCTCGCCAACGTGCTCGCCGCGCGCGGATATCTCGTGGCCAGCATCCAGCAGGATCTGCCGAGCGATCCGCCCCTGATGACCAAGGTCGGCCAGCCTTATGTCGGCCGAAAGGACGTTTACATGCGCTGCGAGGCCAACATCCTGTTCGTCCTGAACGAATTGAAGAAGCAGCAGGAGAACGCGGAATACGATCACATTACCCTGGTCGGTCATTCCAACGGCGGCGACGTCTCCATGTATGTCGCCCATCAGCATCCCGAGCTGGTGTCGAAGGTGATCACGCTCGACAATCTGCGGGTGCCCTTCGTGCTCAGCGATCACCTGAAGATCCTGTCATTCCGCTCGAAGGACCCGAAGTTCGTCACCGATCCCGGCGTCCTGCCAACGCCCGAGCAGGCGAAATTGCGCGGCATCGACATCATCAATACAGGCGCCCAGCACACCGAGCTGAGCGACCGGGGCCCGGATTCGGTGAAGGAGAAGATCCAGGCCACGCTGGATCAGTTCCTGCGCAGCAGCTCCAGCAGCGAGCTCGCGCCGGCTGATACGACGAGCCCGATGATCATGAACCCCGGCGACTACTAG
- a CDS encoding ShlB/FhaC/HecB family hemolysin secretion/activation protein, whose translation MRLTISYRTRGATQLNYGGRSRCSRPWSHFATVMGLLVPTLAAIPQGLAQQANQPGFDPRQTEKYFDTQSDQNSRSRPPVRLPSLGRPDVGADARPQFVLRDVSITGANGIPRDRITSTWQPYLGKRVSQADLAVIASAISDLYRSAGFHLSRAIIPPQDIHDGRVRIQVIEGSIVEADLKGDGAEQFGIRPMLGPVLAEHPSRLATLERQLYLINGWPGVRIADTALEEIGTASGRFRLTVFLKTWHIFTSFGLDNLGSSSVGPWQTYATGAFNSYLVPGDTLAVNLSTIANDPRQLGFGRLSYDAPVGVDGVRLGAAILYSAVRPGDARRLDSDITTTEAFELRASIAPLQSQASSLTLTSAFTFSNVSEHDMFGPSYNDHIRTASLTSDYRLQDRFGGTNHLTLTYRQGLDIFGASHWTDDLLSRDGASANFSVLNAWFTRYQTLTDAWSIKLSGASQTASRPLFTSQQFYLGGAAFGRGYGAAEISGDNGLAGSFELRFDQTVNFRYWTGYQIYGFADAGAVWNDGYRLSEGLSLTSAGAGIRLFLSDDLRADLAVAVPLSYRAPDNERRNARFLFTLSNAFRLCPERGKANCL comes from the coding sequence ATGCGCCTAACGATCTCTTACCGAACCCGTGGAGCGACTCAGTTGAACTACGGAGGGCGGTCCCGATGCAGCCGCCCGTGGAGCCATTTTGCTACCGTAATGGGCCTGCTTGTGCCCACTCTTGCGGCAATTCCGCAAGGTCTCGCGCAGCAAGCGAACCAACCGGGCTTCGATCCGCGACAGACCGAAAAATATTTCGACACACAATCCGATCAGAACTCCCGCAGCCGCCCCCCCGTAAGACTACCGAGTCTCGGCCGGCCCGACGTCGGCGCCGATGCTCGGCCGCAATTCGTGCTTCGCGACGTCAGCATCACTGGTGCGAACGGCATTCCGCGTGATCGCATCACCAGCACCTGGCAACCGTATCTTGGAAAGCGGGTCTCGCAGGCGGACCTCGCGGTGATCGCCAGCGCCATCAGCGATCTCTATCGCTCCGCCGGTTTCCATCTGAGCCGGGCTATCATCCCGCCGCAGGACATCCACGATGGACGCGTCCGGATTCAGGTGATCGAAGGCTCCATCGTCGAGGCCGACTTGAAAGGCGATGGCGCCGAGCAGTTCGGCATCCGTCCGATGCTGGGTCCGGTCCTCGCCGAACATCCCTCGCGCCTCGCCACGCTCGAACGCCAGCTTTATCTGATCAACGGATGGCCGGGCGTGCGGATCGCCGATACTGCGCTCGAGGAAATCGGCACCGCGAGCGGCCGTTTCCGCCTCACCGTCTTCCTGAAGACCTGGCACATCTTCACCTCGTTCGGCCTGGACAATCTTGGATCATCGTCGGTCGGACCGTGGCAGACCTATGCGACCGGTGCCTTCAACTCCTACCTCGTGCCCGGCGACACGCTGGCGGTCAACCTGTCGACGATTGCAAACGATCCGCGTCAGCTTGGCTTCGGACGATTGTCCTATGACGCGCCGGTTGGTGTCGACGGCGTGCGGCTCGGTGCCGCGATCCTGTACAGCGCGGTGCGGCCGGGCGATGCCCGTCGCCTCGACAGCGACATCACGACGACGGAAGCCTTCGAGCTACGGGCAAGCATCGCCCCGCTTCAGTCGCAAGCATCTTCGCTCACGCTCACCTCGGCCTTTACCTTCAGCAACGTATCGGAACACGATATGTTCGGGCCATCGTACAATGATCATATCAGAACGGCGAGCCTGACCTCGGATTACCGGCTGCAGGACCGCTTCGGCGGCACCAACCATCTGACGCTGACCTATCGCCAGGGGCTCGACATTTTCGGCGCCTCGCACTGGACCGACGACCTTCTGTCGCGCGACGGCGCCTCGGCGAACTTCTCGGTGTTGAACGCCTGGTTCACGCGCTACCAGACTCTCACCGACGCGTGGTCGATCAAGCTTTCAGGCGCGAGCCAGACCGCATCCCGGCCGCTGTTCACGTCGCAACAATTCTATCTCGGCGGCGCCGCCTTCGGCCGCGGCTATGGCGCCGCCGAAATCAGCGGCGACAACGGGCTTGCCGGATCGTTCGAGCTTCGCTTCGACCAGACGGTCAATTTCCGCTACTGGACCGGCTACCAGATCTACGGGTTTGCCGATGCCGGCGCGGTGTGGAACGACGGCTATCGGCTGAGCGAGGGGTTGTCGCTGACGTCCGCCGGCGCCGGCATACGCCTGTTCCTGTCGGACGATTTGCGGGCTGATCTCGCCGTCGCTGTTCCGCTCAGCTACCGCGCGCCGGACAATGAACGGCGGAATGCGCGATTCCTGTTCACGCTATCGAACGCCTTCAGGCTCTGCCCGGAGCGGGGCAAGGCCAATTGCCTCTAG
- a CDS encoding FecR domain-containing protein: MLGRDGMRRALLAALVLGFASNAIAADGGVWSVSKASGDVWIATDGAQQVSLKQEETLKPGDTIRTGRNGRVLLVRGEETILISPNSVVGLPTEQKDGLSTTIVQQAGSILLEVEKRNVKHFEVETPYLAAVVKGTQFSVTVNADSTKVGVVRGQVEVSDFRTGQIAQVMPGQAATAFEHGKPGLNLSGSGTFNPIEQGKPRASTIERVPVPKSGLPVPRNAANGHTFHALAHIETSKAAGAASKPQQAVGGSHVKPGVVRISSSLGEVKLNFHKVTHGLARGSVATAAVRSASSSGTDTVWSDGKTSTTTASNSASQTAVTTSSSTASGSTNSSSTTTTTVATTAGSTSDSSSSSSGSNNGNSGNDNSGSTGNGKGNQGNGNGNGGGNGSNGNANGRYKH, encoded by the coding sequence ATGCTCGGCAGAGATGGAATGCGGCGCGCCCTGTTGGCCGCGCTGGTACTGGGATTTGCTTCCAATGCTATTGCGGCGGACGGCGGTGTCTGGTCGGTCAGCAAGGCGTCGGGCGACGTCTGGATCGCGACCGACGGCGCACAGCAGGTCTCTCTCAAGCAGGAAGAGACGCTGAAGCCTGGCGATACCATTCGGACCGGGCGCAACGGTCGCGTGCTTCTGGTGCGCGGCGAAGAGACCATCCTGATCTCACCGAATTCCGTCGTCGGTCTGCCGACAGAGCAGAAGGACGGGCTTTCGACCACCATCGTGCAGCAGGCGGGCTCGATCCTGCTCGAAGTCGAAAAGCGTAACGTCAAGCATTTCGAAGTCGAGACGCCCTATCTCGCCGCCGTGGTCAAAGGCACGCAGTTCAGCGTCACGGTGAACGCTGACAGCACCAAGGTCGGCGTCGTCCGTGGGCAGGTCGAGGTCTCCGATTTCCGCACCGGTCAGATCGCCCAGGTGATGCCCGGCCAGGCCGCGACGGCCTTCGAGCATGGCAAGCCTGGCCTGAACCTGAGCGGCTCCGGTACCTTCAATCCGATCGAGCAGGGCAAGCCGCGCGCGTCGACGATCGAGCGAGTGCCGGTGCCGAAATCGGGCCTGCCGGTTCCGCGCAATGCTGCGAACGGCCACACCTTCCACGCTCTCGCGCACATCGAGACGAGCAAGGCGGCGGGAGCGGCTTCCAAGCCCCAGCAGGCGGTTGGCGGGTCTCATGTCAAACCGGGCGTCGTCCGCATCTCCAGTTCGCTTGGCGAGGTGAAGCTGAATTTCCACAAGGTGACGCACGGGCTCGCACGCGGATCGGTTGCGACTGCCGCCGTCAGAAGCGCGTCAAGCTCCGGCACCGATACCGTCTGGAGCGACGGCAAGACGAGCACGACGACGGCCTCCAACAGCGCCAGCCAGACGGCGGTGACGACGAGCAGCAGCACCGCGAGCGGCAGCACGAATTCGTCGAGCACGACCACGACGACGGTTGCGACAACGGCCGGGTCGACGAGCGATAGCTCGAGCAGCAGTTCCGGCAGCAACAACGGCAATTCCGGAAACGACAACAGCGGCTCGACCGGCAATGGCAAAGGTAACCAGGGCAACGGCAACGGGAATGGCGGGGGCAACGGCAGTAACGGCAATGCCAATGGCCGCTACAAGCACTGA
- a CDS encoding EAL domain-containing protein: protein MKRYRPHILVVAALAVVLSTGWHGALRSALTDLRFAWQSREASGDIAVIAIDAASIDRIGVWPWPRRLHAELLRKLENAGVRDVAFDVDFSTPSDPASDQAFVEALKDVGGSTILPSFKQPAPNGSGIHINRPLAPFGEQSWPAVVNVAVESDGLVRRYPFGEKLGEEFVPSMAAVLAGQYANRSSPFLIDFSIRAASIPRVSFADVLRGDATTLARLKDKKVLVGATALELGDRFSVPNGNVASGPVLQALAAESILQHRTLRWTSDIGMTLGLCALALLMMFSWRRLGPGVRVVILVAAAAAVELVAALVQLKWPLVIDTSLFHIATVAYLTAIALDEIDFRSLLGRIAESRFHRIAMSLGDGLVCTDENHMITVWNPGASAIFGYMPAEMIGHPFEALCAAPTDGATRRFSIRDAARQALLVPGGAVVVEFEGRRKTGEVFPVEASFSGWQGTDGFQYGAILRDISVRKREAERVKYLAEYDSLTGLANRNTLHAGLVGMVAAAKRRSHEVALLVLGLDGFQQINDMFGHAAGDLVLKAVAERLRAEAGAKAMLARLSGDEFAIAIDCVEANEPIAVFTERVMRAFELPLVAGMRQHRVRTSVGVAVYPDGGQNADDLLSNGHLALYRAKTTHRGGYVIFESTIRQELENRLTLESELAQAADRNEFELFYQPQVRLVDGALLGAEALIRWRHPSRGYVSPAEFMPIVNTSALSERIAGWVMETACKQARAWELAGNNVRVAINLSPSQLHSGDLAHSVAELLAATGLTPSLLELEVTEDILLLDEARVLDMFKRIQELGVRVLFDDFGTGYASLSYLKKFPLDGLKIDRSFVLDLLADSDDAAIVSSTVGLSKQLGLSVIAEGIENRATADFLVSMGCEEGQGYFFGRPMPAEAFGRQFLTVQPIQEAVGAA, encoded by the coding sequence GTGAAACGCTATCGACCGCATATTCTGGTTGTGGCTGCGCTTGCCGTCGTGCTGTCGACGGGATGGCACGGCGCGCTGCGCAGCGCGCTCACTGATTTGCGCTTCGCCTGGCAATCGCGCGAGGCGAGCGGTGATATTGCGGTGATTGCGATCGATGCGGCATCGATCGACCGGATCGGCGTCTGGCCGTGGCCGCGGCGGCTGCATGCCGAACTCTTGCGCAAGCTCGAAAACGCCGGTGTTCGCGATGTCGCCTTCGACGTCGATTTCAGCACACCGTCCGATCCTGCATCCGACCAGGCTTTCGTCGAGGCGCTGAAGGACGTCGGCGGTTCGACGATCCTGCCGTCCTTCAAGCAACCGGCACCGAACGGCAGCGGGATCCACATCAACCGTCCTCTGGCGCCATTTGGCGAACAGTCGTGGCCGGCCGTCGTCAATGTTGCCGTGGAGTCCGACGGGCTGGTTCGACGCTATCCTTTCGGCGAGAAGCTCGGCGAAGAGTTCGTGCCCTCGATGGCAGCGGTGTTGGCCGGGCAATACGCCAACCGGAGCTCGCCGTTCCTGATCGATTTCTCGATCCGCGCGGCATCGATTCCGCGCGTCTCCTTTGCAGACGTGCTACGCGGCGACGCCACGACGCTTGCCAGGCTGAAGGACAAGAAGGTCCTCGTCGGGGCCACCGCCCTCGAGCTCGGCGACCGCTTCAGCGTACCCAATGGCAATGTCGCATCCGGTCCCGTGCTCCAGGCGCTGGCGGCGGAATCGATCCTTCAGCATCGCACGCTGCGATGGACTTCCGATATCGGCATGACCCTGGGCCTCTGTGCCCTGGCCTTGCTCATGATGTTCTCCTGGCGCCGCCTTGGTCCGGGCGTTCGGGTCGTGATCCTCGTTGCAGCCGCGGCGGCAGTCGAACTCGTCGCTGCCCTCGTGCAGCTGAAATGGCCGCTCGTCATCGACACCTCGCTGTTCCACATCGCGACCGTTGCCTATCTCACCGCGATCGCGCTCGACGAGATCGATTTCCGCAGCCTGCTGGGCCGCATCGCCGAGAGCCGCTTCCACCGCATCGCGATGTCGCTCGGTGACGGCCTGGTCTGCACCGACGAAAATCACATGATCACAGTGTGGAATCCCGGCGCGAGCGCGATCTTCGGCTACATGCCGGCGGAAATGATCGGCCACCCCTTCGAAGCGCTCTGCGCAGCGCCGACCGACGGCGCGACCAGGCGCTTCTCGATCCGTGACGCCGCGCGTCAGGCGTTGCTGGTCCCGGGCGGGGCCGTCGTCGTCGAGTTTGAGGGACGGCGCAAGACCGGCGAGGTGTTTCCGGTCGAGGCCAGCTTCTCGGGTTGGCAAGGCACGGACGGCTTCCAGTATGGCGCGATCCTGCGTGACATCTCTGTCCGCAAGCGCGAGGCCGAACGCGTGAAATATCTCGCAGAGTACGACTCGCTCACGGGTCTTGCCAACCGCAACACCTTGCATGCGGGGCTCGTCGGCATGGTCGCCGCGGCGAAGCGGCGGTCGCACGAGGTCGCGCTCCTGGTGCTGGGGCTCGACGGCTTCCAGCAGATCAACGATATGTTCGGTCATGCGGCCGGTGATCTCGTGCTCAAGGCGGTCGCCGAGCGGCTGCGGGCCGAGGCCGGAGCCAAGGCGATGCTCGCGCGGCTCAGCGGCGACGAGTTCGCAATCGCGATTGACTGTGTCGAGGCCAATGAGCCGATCGCGGTGTTCACCGAGCGCGTGATGCGCGCGTTCGAGCTGCCGCTCGTTGCCGGCATGCGCCAGCATCGCGTCAGGACCAGCGTCGGGGTCGCCGTCTATCCGGATGGCGGGCAGAACGCCGACGACCTCCTGAGCAACGGCCATCTCGCGCTCTACCGGGCGAAGACGACCCACCGCGGCGGCTACGTGATCTTCGAGAGCACCATCAGACAGGAACTCGAGAACAGGCTGACGCTCGAGAGCGAGCTCGCGCAGGCCGCGGACCGCAACGAATTCGAGCTGTTCTACCAACCGCAGGTTCGTCTGGTTGACGGCGCGCTCCTCGGCGCGGAAGCGCTGATCCGTTGGCGTCATCCCTCGCGCGGCTACGTCTCGCCGGCCGAGTTCATGCCGATCGTCAATACGTCGGCGCTCTCGGAACGGATCGCCGGCTGGGTGATGGAAACCGCATGCAAGCAGGCGCGGGCGTGGGAGCTCGCCGGCAACAACGTTCGCGTCGCGATCAACCTATCGCCATCGCAGCTTCATTCGGGTGATCTGGCGCATTCGGTTGCCGAGTTGCTCGCCGCTACCGGGCTCACGCCGTCGTTGCTCGAGCTCGAGGTGACCGAGGATATCCTGCTGCTCGACGAGGCGCGGGTGCTCGACATGTTCAAGCGGATCCAGGAGCTCGGTGTCCGCGTCCTGTTCGACGACTTCGGCACGGGGTACGCGAGCCTGAGCTATCTGAAGAAGTTTCCGCTCGATGGGCTCAAGATCGACCGCTCCTTCGTGCTCGATCTGCTCGCCGATTCCGACGACGCAGCTATCGTCAGCTCGACCGTCGGACTGAGCAAGCAGCTTGGCCTCTCCGTGATCGCCGAGGGCATCGAGAACCGCGCCACGGCCGACTTCCTGGTCAGCATGGGATGCGAGGAAGGGCAGGGCTATTTCTTCGGCCGCCCGATGCCGGCCGAAGCATTCGGGCGCCAGTTTCTGACGGTGCAGCCGATCCAGGAGGCTGTCGGCGCCGCCTGA
- the rocF gene encoding arginase: MTDRTTSDRTRRIALLGAPIDMGASQRGTLMGPAALRTAGLATLLENLEFEVVDHGDLSVAGIPDPSDELPQNANHYREIQRWTRVVSHRAYDVAKSGAVPIFLGGDHTLSMGSVNAMARYWLERGRKLFVLWLDAHADYNTPATTITANMHGMSAAFLCGEPGLDGLLGKEPRASIDPSQLELFGTRSIDKLEKELMRTRRIRVADMRQIDEFGVAVLIRRFIERVKESDGVLHVSFDVDFLDPCVAPGVGTTVPGGATYREAHLIMELLHDSGLVRSVDIVELNPFLDERGRTARTAVELIGSLFGQQIADRPTPSNAISPAE, encoded by the coding sequence GTGACCGATCGCACAACGTCGGATCGAACCAGGCGCATTGCGCTGCTCGGCGCTCCCATCGACATGGGGGCTTCGCAGCGCGGGACGCTGATGGGCCCTGCGGCCTTGCGGACCGCCGGCCTTGCGACCTTGCTGGAAAATCTCGAGTTCGAGGTCGTCGATCATGGCGATCTTTCGGTCGCCGGCATTCCCGATCCCAGCGACGAGCTGCCCCAGAACGCTAATCACTACCGGGAAATCCAGCGCTGGACGCGCGTCGTGAGCCATCGTGCTTACGACGTCGCGAAGAGCGGCGCGGTCCCGATCTTTCTCGGCGGCGATCACACGCTGTCGATGGGCTCGGTCAATGCCATGGCGCGTTACTGGCTAGAGCGCGGGCGCAAACTGTTCGTGCTCTGGCTCGACGCGCATGCCGACTACAACACGCCGGCGACGACGATCACGGCGAACATGCATGGCATGTCCGCGGCGTTCTTGTGCGGCGAGCCCGGGCTCGACGGGCTGCTCGGCAAGGAGCCGCGGGCCTCGATCGACCCCAGCCAGCTCGAGCTGTTCGGCACGCGCTCGATCGACAAACTCGAGAAGGAGCTGATGCGCACGCGGCGCATCCGCGTCGCCGACATGCGCCAGATCGACGAGTTCGGCGTCGCCGTCCTGATCCGGCGCTTCATCGAGCGGGTGAAGGAAAGCGACGGCGTGCTGCATGTCAGCTTCGACGTCGATTTCCTCGACCCCTGCGTGGCCCCCGGTGTCGGTACGACGGTGCCGGGCGGGGCGACCTATCGCGAGGCACACCTGATCATGGAGCTGCTGCACGATTCCGGACTGGTCCGGTCGGTCGACATCGTCGAGCTCAACCCGTTCCTGGACGAGCGCGGCCGCACCGCGCGGACTGCGGTCGAGTTGATCGGCAGCCTGTTCGGGCAACAGATCGCGGACCGCCCGACGCCGAGCAACGCGATCTCGCCAGCGGAATGA